A part of Toxotes jaculatrix isolate fToxJac2 chromosome 24, fToxJac2.pri, whole genome shotgun sequence genomic DNA contains:
- the harbi1 gene encoding putative nuclease HARBI1 isoform X1 produces MVMAIPIAILDCDLLLHGLGHKTLDRFDLDSVSDDFLLTQFGFPREFILYLVELLRETLCRRTQRSRAISPEVQVLAALGFYTSGSFQTSMGDTIGISQASMSRCVSNVTKALVEKAPQFIVLNTDPSSREQSFQEFQRIAGFPGVLGVLDYVQVAIKAPNSEDSSYVNRKGFHSVGCQLVCDARGLLLSAETHWPGGLKDTDVLERSALYKQLQDTEKGWLLGDRRYPLRKWLMTPVDAPESPAELRYNLAHTATHEIVDRTFRAIQTRFRCLDGTKGYLQYSPERSSSILLACCVLHNASLQSGLDAWTLERTDPLEQPESLEQRPEDRDTQAEDLRKQLILKHFS; encoded by the exons AGACCCTGGACCGCTTTGACCTGGACTCTGTCTCAGATGACTTCCTCCTCACACAGTTTGGCTTCCCCAGAGAGTTTATACTGTACCTGGTGGAGTTACTCAGAGAG ACTCTCTGTAGGCGTACCCAGCGGTCGAGAGCCATCAGTCCTGAGGTCCAGGTGTTGGCTGCTTTGGGATTTTACACATCTGGCTCATTCCAGACGTCAATGGGAGACACTATAGGGATCAGCCAGGCTTCAATGTCAAGATGTGTGTCCAACGTGACTAAAGCCCTAGTGGAGAAAGCTCCTCAGTTCATCGTGTTGAACAC GGATCCTTCCAGCAGAGAGCAGTCCTTCCAGGAGTTTCAGAGAATTGCAGGGTTTCCAGGAGTTCTCGGTGTGCTGGACTATGTTCAG GTCGCCATCAAAGCTCCAAACAGCGAGGACTCTTCGTATGTGAACAGGAAGGGGTTTCACTCTGTGGGCTGTCAACTTGTCTGTGATGCCCGAGGATTATTACTCAGCGCAGAAACCCACTGGCCAGGTGGACTCAAAGACACTGATGTACTAGAAAGATCTGCTCTTTacaaacagctgcaggacacagagAAGGGCTGGCTGCTGG GTGACCGTCGTTACCCTCTGAGGAAGTGGCTGATGACCCCGGTTGATGCCCCAGAATCCCCCGCAGAGTTGCGATATAATCTGGCACACACTGCTACACATGAGATTGTGGACAGAACCTTCAGAGCCATTCAGACCAGATTCAGATGTTTAGATGGCACCAAAGGATATTTACAG TATTCTCCCGAGAGGAGTTCGTCCATCCTGCTCGCTTGCTGTGTCCTCCACAACGCCTCCCTGCAGTCTGGATTAGACGCCTGGACTCTGGAGAGGACAGACCCCCTGGAGCAGCCAGAGAGCCTTGAACAGAGACCAGAGGACCGTGACACCCAGGCGGAGGACCTAAGGAAACAGCTCATACTCAAACACTTCAGCTGA
- the harbi1 gene encoding putative nuclease HARBI1 isoform X2: protein MAIPIAILDCDLLLHGLGHKTLDRFDLDSVSDDFLLTQFGFPREFILYLVELLRETLCRRTQRSRAISPEVQVLAALGFYTSGSFQTSMGDTIGISQASMSRCVSNVTKALVEKAPQFIVLNTDPSSREQSFQEFQRIAGFPGVLGVLDYVQVAIKAPNSEDSSYVNRKGFHSVGCQLVCDARGLLLSAETHWPGGLKDTDVLERSALYKQLQDTEKGWLLGDRRYPLRKWLMTPVDAPESPAELRYNLAHTATHEIVDRTFRAIQTRFRCLDGTKGYLQYSPERSSSILLACCVLHNASLQSGLDAWTLERTDPLEQPESLEQRPEDRDTQAEDLRKQLILKHFS from the exons AGACCCTGGACCGCTTTGACCTGGACTCTGTCTCAGATGACTTCCTCCTCACACAGTTTGGCTTCCCCAGAGAGTTTATACTGTACCTGGTGGAGTTACTCAGAGAG ACTCTCTGTAGGCGTACCCAGCGGTCGAGAGCCATCAGTCCTGAGGTCCAGGTGTTGGCTGCTTTGGGATTTTACACATCTGGCTCATTCCAGACGTCAATGGGAGACACTATAGGGATCAGCCAGGCTTCAATGTCAAGATGTGTGTCCAACGTGACTAAAGCCCTAGTGGAGAAAGCTCCTCAGTTCATCGTGTTGAACAC GGATCCTTCCAGCAGAGAGCAGTCCTTCCAGGAGTTTCAGAGAATTGCAGGGTTTCCAGGAGTTCTCGGTGTGCTGGACTATGTTCAG GTCGCCATCAAAGCTCCAAACAGCGAGGACTCTTCGTATGTGAACAGGAAGGGGTTTCACTCTGTGGGCTGTCAACTTGTCTGTGATGCCCGAGGATTATTACTCAGCGCAGAAACCCACTGGCCAGGTGGACTCAAAGACACTGATGTACTAGAAAGATCTGCTCTTTacaaacagctgcaggacacagagAAGGGCTGGCTGCTGG GTGACCGTCGTTACCCTCTGAGGAAGTGGCTGATGACCCCGGTTGATGCCCCAGAATCCCCCGCAGAGTTGCGATATAATCTGGCACACACTGCTACACATGAGATTGTGGACAGAACCTTCAGAGCCATTCAGACCAGATTCAGATGTTTAGATGGCACCAAAGGATATTTACAG TATTCTCCCGAGAGGAGTTCGTCCATCCTGCTCGCTTGCTGTGTCCTCCACAACGCCTCCCTGCAGTCTGGATTAGACGCCTGGACTCTGGAGAGGACAGACCCCCTGGAGCAGCCAGAGAGCCTTGAACAGAGACCAGAGGACCGTGACACCCAGGCGGAGGACCTAAGGAAACAGCTCATACTCAAACACTTCAGCTGA